One part of the Terrimicrobium sacchariphilum genome encodes these proteins:
- a CDS encoding VOC family protein, with protein MSKKNALSWFDIYVADLIRARAFYASILETELDTPENPESGMEMAIFPFDYENGIGGALVKKEGHGPGAGGTLIYLNVEGDLDGVLSRIPAAGGTVLQPRLGIGEHGFIAIFRDTEGNTIGLHSLS; from the coding sequence ATGAGCAAGAAAAACGCCCTCAGCTGGTTCGACATCTACGTAGCCGACCTCATCCGCGCCCGCGCCTTTTACGCCTCCATCCTGGAAACCGAACTCGACACCCCCGAGAACCCGGAGAGCGGGATGGAGATGGCCATCTTCCCCTTTGACTATGAAAACGGCATCGGCGGAGCCCTCGTGAAAAAGGAGGGCCACGGCCCCGGCGCGGGCGGCACGCTCATTTACCTCAATGTCGAGGGCGACCTCGACGGCGTCCTCTCCCGCATCCCCGCCGCCGGCGGCACCGTGCTACAGCCGCGCCTCGGCATCGGCGAGCATGGCTTCATCGCCATCTTCCGCGACACCGAGGGCAACACCATCGGCCTTCATAGCCTGAGCTAA
- a CDS encoding helix-turn-helix transcriptional regulator, whose product MNRIDRLTGMILLLQGRRVITAQEVADHFEISLRTVYRDIAALGEAGVPIVAEAGVGYSIARGYHMPPVAFTPGEAGALFLGAELVSHLADASLYEQMRSALAKIRSVLPAGHQGDLDRLEKSTALFITSQRGPRSHHPALARLQHAIARCQVVALDYRTGGGEETTRRTVEPLGIVYYSSHWHLIAYCRLREDYRDFRTDRIVSLTVRDETFAPHESFSLADHIASWTEEECGTEVALRLTPRAADRVRRHWTQGRFTETATPEGVVLRFQIGNLDWITPWVLSHGTEVEILAPPELRDRVVAQATRLADFHRLPPA is encoded by the coding sequence ATGAATCGCATCGATCGTCTCACCGGCATGATCCTGCTGCTGCAGGGTCGGCGCGTCATCACGGCGCAGGAGGTGGCCGATCACTTTGAGATCAGCCTGCGTACGGTGTATCGCGACATCGCGGCGCTGGGCGAGGCCGGGGTGCCCATCGTGGCCGAGGCGGGCGTGGGGTATAGCATCGCGCGCGGCTACCACATGCCGCCCGTGGCGTTCACGCCGGGCGAGGCGGGCGCCCTCTTCCTCGGGGCGGAGCTGGTGAGCCATCTCGCCGACGCCTCGCTCTACGAGCAGATGCGCTCGGCCCTCGCGAAGATCCGCTCCGTCCTCCCCGCCGGCCACCAGGGCGACCTCGACCGGCTGGAAAAATCCACCGCCCTCTTCATCACCTCGCAGCGCGGCCCGCGCTCGCACCATCCCGCTCTCGCCCGGCTCCAGCACGCCATCGCCCGCTGCCAGGTCGTCGCGCTGGATTACCGCACCGGCGGCGGCGAGGAGACCACCCGGCGCACCGTCGAGCCGCTCGGCATCGTGTACTACTCCTCCCACTGGCACCTCATCGCGTATTGCCGACTCCGCGAGGATTACCGCGATTTTCGCACCGATCGCATCGTCTCGCTCACCGTGCGCGACGAGACCTTTGCCCCGCACGAATCCTTTTCCCTCGCCGACCACATCGCCTCGTGGACCGAGGAGGAGTGCGGCACGGAGGTCGCGCTGCGCCTCACCCCGCGCGCGGCGGATCGCGTACGCCGCCACTGGACGCAGGGCCGGTTCACCGAGACCGCCACCCCCGAGGGCGTCGTCCTGCGCTTCCAGATCGGCAATCTCGACTGGATCACGCCCTGGGTGCTCTCGCACGGCACGGAGGTGGAAATCCTCGCGCCGCCCGAGCTCCGCGACCGCGTCGTCGCCCAGGCCACGCGGCTGGCCGATTTTCACCGACTCCCACCGGCCTGA